From a region of the Campylobacter showae genome:
- the lptC gene encoding LPS export ABC transporter periplasmic protein LptC — protein sequence MVIRIFYLVVSVFSVAMVYLAIEEPYYSELLKGGEVTTNMQMNAVTDYEMNATVVNARYEADTWNRYSEFDEFIKFRAEIFKDNKEHNVSSDKAFYNGGRIILKGNARYANNENLTFLSDEVIYSTATKVATTQTPFTLTKNEDKIVGKALVYDFELKKAYIKKAFALIEQDRKR from the coding sequence TTGGTTATAAGGATTTTTTACCTAGTCGTCAGCGTTTTTAGCGTGGCGATGGTTTATTTGGCGATTGAGGAGCCTTACTATAGCGAGCTATTAAAGGGTGGCGAAGTGACTACAAACATGCAGATGAACGCAGTCACTGACTACGAGATGAATGCTACTGTAGTAAATGCCAGATATGAAGCCGATACGTGGAATAGATACTCCGAATTTGACGAATTTATCAAATTTAGAGCGGAAATTTTTAAAGATAACAAAGAGCATAACGTGAGCTCCGATAAAGCGTTTTATAACGGCGGTCGAATTATACTTAAGGGTAACGCGCGCTATGCAAATAATGAAAATTTGACCTTTTTATCAGACGAGGTCATTTATAGTACCGCAACAAAAGTAGCTACTACACAAACGCCTTTTACGCTAACGAAAAACGAAGATAAAATAGTCGGCAAAGCCCTGGTTTATGACTTTGAGTTAAAAAAAGCTTATATCAAAAAGGCCTTTGCTTTAATAGAGCAAGATAGAAAAAGATAG
- a CDS encoding KdsC family phosphatase yields MIEIIFLDVDGCLTDGKIVYSPNGDELKFFDVKDGYAIESWLKLGKKVAIITGRSSPIVEKRAQDLKITHVYQGISDKFETAKQILKFEGLEFENAAAIGDDYNDYKLLKSVGWSFKPKNAIKELEVRTRLNYKGGNGAVREMIEILIRSEGLMQEWAKRWL; encoded by the coding sequence ATGATAGAGATTATATTTTTAGACGTCGACGGGTGCCTAACCGACGGCAAGATCGTTTATAGCCCAAACGGCGACGAGCTTAAATTTTTTGACGTTAAGGATGGATACGCTATCGAGAGCTGGCTAAAGCTCGGTAAAAAAGTCGCGATCATCACCGGCAGAAGCTCGCCTATCGTCGAAAAAAGGGCGCAGGATCTAAAGATAACGCACGTCTATCAAGGCATTAGCGATAAATTTGAAACCGCAAAACAGATACTTAAATTTGAAGGACTCGAGTTTGAAAATGCAGCAGCAATAGGTGACGATTACAACGACTACAAGCTACTAAAAAGCGTCGGATGGAGCTTTAAACCGAAAAATGCGATCAAAGAGCTTGAAGTAAGAACGAGGCTCAACTACAAAGGCGGCAACGGCGCGGTGCGCGAGATGATAGAGATACTTATCCGCAGCGAGGGCTTAATGCAAGAGTGGGCTAAGCGTTGGTTATAA
- the lptA gene encoding lipopolysaccharide transport periplasmic protein LptA: MINFGFKKVALVLALSALPLLAEQVEITADEFYADEGKQISEFKGNVNIKKGKDTLTANLVVIYFDKKRNPLKYVASGNAKFRVFIKNKTYDGSGSELVYEPAPNLYTINGNGFLHEIETDKKVYGEKITVNQNSGTYNVNSGKKEPVKFIFQVEDKK, translated from the coding sequence ATGATAAATTTTGGTTTTAAAAAAGTGGCTTTAGTTTTGGCACTTAGCGCTTTGCCGCTATTGGCGGAGCAAGTAGAGATCACAGCAGACGAGTTTTATGCCGACGAAGGCAAGCAAATAAGCGAATTTAAAGGCAATGTAAATATTAAAAAAGGCAAGGATACGCTCACTGCAAATTTGGTAGTGATATATTTCGACAAAAAGCGAAATCCGCTAAAATACGTCGCTTCCGGTAATGCCAAATTTAGAGTATTTATCAAAAATAAAACATACGACGGCAGCGGTAGCGAGCTTGTTTATGAGCCTGCGCCAAATTTATATACGATAAATGGCAACGGCTTTTTGCACGAGATAGAGACTGATAAAAAAGTCTATGGCGAAAAGATCACCGTTAACCAAAATAGCGGCACGTATAACGTAAACAGCGGTAAAAAAGAGCCGGTCAAATTTATATTCCAAGTCGAGGACAAAAAGTGA
- the hisB gene encoding imidazoleglycerol-phosphate dehydratase HisB: MQRKTKETDISLELEIYGSGKSEISTGIGFFDHMLEAFCKHALFDMKLVCKGDLHVDFHHSVEDVGIVIGQALREKIYPLSGVERFGEATVVMDEAAVNCALDLSNRPFLVYESISDGKVGEFDIELANEFFQALAFNAAITLHIAKIRGRNSHHILEASFKACAVALRRALAKNARVGVPSTKGVL, encoded by the coding sequence ATGCAAAGAAAGACAAAAGAGACGGATATCAGTCTAGAGCTTGAAATTTACGGCAGTGGCAAATCCGAGATAAGCACTGGCATAGGATTTTTTGACCACATGCTTGAGGCTTTTTGCAAGCACGCGCTTTTTGATATGAAGCTTGTTTGTAAGGGCGATTTGCACGTGGATTTTCATCACAGCGTTGAGGACGTGGGTATCGTTATCGGGCAGGCTTTGCGCGAGAAAATTTATCCGCTTAGCGGCGTGGAGAGATTTGGCGAAGCAACGGTGGTTATGGATGAGGCGGCGGTAAACTGCGCTCTTGATCTTTCAAACCGCCCGTTTTTGGTCTACGAAAGCATAAGCGATGGCAAAGTCGGCGAATTCGACATAGAGCTAGCGAATGAGTTTTTCCAGGCTCTAGCATTTAATGCCGCAATTACCTTGCATATAGCTAAAATCCGCGGACGAAACTCTCATCATATTTTGGAGGCGAGCTTTAAAGCCTGTGCCGTCGCGCTAAGAAGAGCTCTAGCCAAAAACGCTAGAGTCGGCGTGCCTAGCACGAAAGGCGTGCTATGA